The following proteins are co-located in the Spea bombifrons isolate aSpeBom1 chromosome 3, aSpeBom1.2.pri, whole genome shotgun sequence genome:
- the LOC128482777 gene encoding probable G-protein coupled receptor 139 encodes MMEEPWIRTMQRLFYPIMSVFGLPASIVTMLVLWKGNLDMSKSIVYYLVSLAAANFLLILVVTVFRDIFYFYVDITLWWPEPSCGVSNWIYFTSVYALIWLTVAFTFDRYVIVCCMKLKLRYCKPSVTRWIIVSIYVGAFLVAMPTFWMYVPVRTTQPDGTIFHICSLHRNLSTIPFLSAYDHIQTTVWIVFPLVSLVLTNGLTVWHINITTKRRQGLKGGSAGKEANDPEVARRKKSVTLLAMISISFLVHWLPKMFVKVLERFTYPPVNRYDFYHPVNMARMLSNMLIVLSSFSNMCVYSLTVTKFREELFCGVKYMLSVIWKKPGSTIASSKTVKIFTI; translated from the coding sequence CCAGTATCGTCACCATGCTCGTCCTCTGGAAGGGAAACCTGGACATGTCCAAGTCCATCGTTTACTACCTGGTTTCCCTGGCTGCAGCCAACTTCCTCCTCATTCTGGTGGTCACCGTCTTCCGTGACATCTTCTATTTCTACGTGGACATCACCCTGTGGTGGCCGGAACCATCCTGTGGCGTCAGTAACTGGATCTACTTCACCAGCGTCTACGCCCTCATATGGCTGACCGTGGCTTTCACCTTCGACCGATACGTCATAGTCTGTTGCATGAAGCTGAAGCTGAGGTACTGTAAGCCCTCGGTCACCCGATGGATCATTGTTAGCATCTACGTGGGAGCCTTTCTGGTGGCGATGCCAACGTTCTGGATGTATGTGCCGGTTCGTACCACTCAGCCCGACGGAACCATTTTCCACATCTGTTCCCTCCATCGAAACCTGAGCACCATCCCGTTCTTATCGGCGTACGACCACATTCAGACCACGGTGTGGATCGTCTTTCCGTTGGTGTCGCTGGTTCTGACCAACGGCCTGACGGTGTGGCACATCAATATTACCACCAAGCGCCGGCAGGGCCTGAAGGGGGGCTCTGCCGGGAAGGAGGCCAATGACCCCGAAGTGGCTCGGAGGAAGAAGTCCGTAACCCTTCTTGCCATGATCTCCATTTCATTTCTGGTCCACTGGCTGCCCAAGATGTTTGTCAAAGTGCTGGAGAGGTTCACCTACCCCCCTGTAAACCGCTACGATTTCTACCACCCGGTCAACATGGCCAGGATGCTCAGCAACATGCTTATTGTCCTGAGCTCGTTCAGTAACATGTGTGTTTACTCCCTCACGGTCACCAAGTTCCGGGAAGAGCTGTTCTGCGGAGTGAAGTACATGCTCTCCGTGATCTGGAAGAAGCCAGGGTCCACCATCGCTTCCTCCAAGACTGTAAAGATCTTCACCATATAA
- the ZNF513 gene encoding zinc finger protein 513 yields the protein MPRRKQSNPQPVKWGSEDPLDSNPSSLVLDSNPSSLVLDRDLLLGHDLEFSDSSERLLSLAKDSEDSVVCKLEIPSYSLSEDEYSGYRPFGADSDAEEVGVTLPSPCGQCGTPLGGTSRCLDLAFGHRCSPLLPSASSAGGTSPSSGNFPAPAAEAASQGQKERTLFACKLCSFCTYYSSHLKRHMKTHNGEKPFRCPHCHYASAQLVNLKRHLRTHTGEKPFRCEHCSFSCSSPGNLKRHQRVHTQEKPYACNVCPYRCNQSRNLKRHLLGHRRRGQERQHHGARTVGAEEEGDDGEDEEERKCPEGRAVDVLAVPVTPSKDGVFLPSSPGRALSSPHSSPRSSPPPDDALPELLFPFTCRSCGVVLEEGSHPDDKDEEDPVLESQSCTRCSAAVAGSPGKGFCCVLCSFVTHYPNHLSRHMKTHSGEKPYKCPLCSYASAHYDNLKRHQRVHTGEKPYKCQLCDYACGNLANLKRHGRIHSGDKPFRCGLCAYSCNQSMNLKRHMLRHTGEKPFRCAQCHYTTGHWDNYKRHQKTHGHSVEGWVNPQRRCDNTADPVA from the exons ATGCCGCGGAGGAAGCAGTCTAACCCGCAACCGGTGAAAT GGGGCAGTGAGGACCCGCTGGACTCCAATCCCAGCAGCCTTGTGCTGGACTCCAATCCCAGCAGCCTCGTGCTGGACAGAGACCTTCTCCTCGGCCATGACCTGGAGTTCTCGGACAGCAGTGAGCGGCTCCTCTCCCTCGCCAAGGACTCAGAGG attctgtggtttgtaagctGGAGATCCCCAGTTACTCGCTGAGTGAGGACGAATACTCGGGTTACCGTCCGTTCGGCGCCGACAGTGATGCCGAGGAGGTGGGGGTAACGCTGCCGTCTCCCTGCGGTCAGTGCGGGACGCCGCTCGGCGGCACTTCACGCTGTCTGGACCTGGCTTTTGGGCATCGCTGTTCGCCCCTCCTCCCCTCCGCTTCCTCAGCTGGTGGGACTTCTCCTTCTTCGGGCAACTTCCCTGCCCCCGCCGCGGAGGCCGCGTCTCAGGGGCAGAAAGAACGGACGCTCTTCGCCTGTAAATTGTGCTCCTTCTGCACCTACTACTCCAGTCACCTCAAACGCCACATGAAGACCCACAACGGGGAGAAGCCGTTCCGCTGCCCCCACTGTCACTACGCCTCGGCGCAGCTGGTCAACCTGAAGCGGCACCTGCGCACGCACACCGGGGAGAAGCCCTTCCGCTGCGagcactgcagcttctcctgcagCAGCCCAGGTAATCTGAAGAGACACCAGCGAGTTCACACCCAGGAGAAGCCCTACGCCTGCAATGTATGCCCTTACCGCTGCAACCAGAGCCGCAACCTTAAACGCCACCTTCTAGGGCACCGTAGGAGGGGGCAAGAGAGGCAGCACCATGGGGCCAGGACCGTGGGTGCTGAGGAGGAAGGAGATGATGGCGAGGATGAGGAGGAACGAAAATGCCCAGAAG GCCGCGCAGTTGATGTTCTCGCCGTCCCAGTCACTCCCAGTAAGGATGGTGTCTTCCTGCCGAGCAGCCCGGGCCGGGCCCTCTCCTCCCCGCACTCCTCCCCGCGCTCCTCCCCCCCGCCTGACGACGCTCTCCCGGAGCTGCTGTTTCCTTTCACCTGCCGCTCCTGCGGGGTGGTCCTAGAGGAGGGCAGCCACCCAGATGATAAGGATGAGGAGGATCCAGTACTGGAGTCGCAGTCTTGCACCCGCTGTAGCGCTGCTGTGGCTGGCAGCCCTGGCAAGGGCTTCTGCTGCGTCTTGTGCTCTTTCGTCACCCACTACCCCAACCACCTCTCTCGGCACATGAAGACCCACAGCGGGGAGAAGCCCTACAAGTGTCCGCTCTGCTCCTACGCCTCGGCGCACTACGATAACCTGAAGCGCCACCAGCGGGTGCACACGGGCGAGAAGCCCTACAAGTGCCAGCTGTGCGACTACGCCTGCGGCAACCTGGCCAACCTGAAGCGCCACGGCCGCATCCACTCGGGGGACAAGCCCTTCCGCTGCGGCCTGTGCGCCTACAGCTGCAATCAGAGTATGAACCTCAAGCGCCACATGCTGCGGCACACGGGAGAGAAGCCCTTCCGCTGTGCACAGTGCCACTACACCACCGGACACTGGGACAACTACAAGCGCCACCAAAAGACCCACGGCCACTCGGTGGAAGGCTGGGTCAACCCGCAGCGCCGCTGCGACAATACCGCCGATCCTGTGGCCTAA
- the PPM1G gene encoding protein phosphatase 1G: MGAYLSQPNTAKSSSDGGNSKLSFGYSAMQGWRVSMEDAHNCIPELDCETAMFSVYDGHGGEEVALYCAKYLPDIIKEQKTYKEGKLQKALEDAFLAIDEKLTQEDVIKELSQMAGRLLNDHEGEKEKVADEDDVDNEEAALLHEEATMTIEELLTRYGQNSGKMRNKTGDKSAPVEKPKEATMNGDLDSDVPGDGQKKNRKKEEDVAASAGISSSSDGSGGSCSSAQRGSSKGDPGEEAVTSSTGEAGPSCSSAPCQPPCTAKSKFFEDSEESEAEEEEDESEEGSEEEEDYSSEEAENEEEEEEEDSEDVEDEDEEEMMLPGMEGKEEPGSDSGTTAVVALIRGKQLIVANAGDSRCVVSERGKAVDMSYDHKPEDELELARIKNAGGKVTMDGRVNGGLNLSRAIGDHFYKRNKNLPAEEQMISALPDIKVLTLNDDHNFMVIACDGIWNVMSSQEVVDFIQERIDRPAKNGEPVVLSSIVEELLDQCLAPDTSGDGTGCDNMTCVIIRFQPHSTNSLEPSKRKLDEAEVAAGSNCGDGIKKPKRD; encoded by the exons ATGGGAGCCTATCTGTCTCAGCCCAACACCGCCAAGAGCTCAAGTGATGGCGGCAACAGCAAGCTCAGCTTTGGCTACTCGGCCATGCAGGGCTGGCGGGTCAGCATGGAG GATGCTCACAACTGTATCCCGGAGCTGGACTGTGAGACGGCCATGTTCTCCGTGTACGACGGGCATGGAG GCGAGGAGGTGGCTCTGTACTGTGCCAAGTACCTGCCGGACATCATCAAGGAGCAGAAAACCTACAAGGAAGGGAAGCTGCAGAAG GCCCTGGAAGACGCCTTCCTGGCCATAGATGAAAAGTTAACCCAAGAGGACGTGATTAAGGAGCTGTCTCAGATGGCTGGACGTCTACTCAATGATCATGAGGGGGAGAAGGAGAAGGTGGCGGATGAAGATGATG TGGATAATGAGGAAGCTGCCCTTTTACATGAGGAGGCCACAATGACTATCGAAGAGCTGCTCACCCGCTACGGGCAGAATTCTGGGAAGATGCGGAATAAGACTGGTGACAAGAGCGCCCCTGTGGAGAAGCCAAAGGAGGCtaccatgaatggggatctggACTCTGACGTTCCCGGTGACGGCCAGAAAAAGAACCGGAAGAAGGAAGAGGACGTGGCTGCATCAGCTGGCATTTCCTCCTCTTCTGATGGTTCTGGAGGAAGCTGCAGCAGTGCCCAGCGAGGCTCCTCCAAAGGAGACCCTGGAGAAGAGGCTGTAACATCCTCAACTGGGGAGGCTGGACCTTCCTGTTCCTCTGCGCCTTGCCAGCCTCCATGTACAGCCAAGTCCAAGTTCTTTGAGGATAGTGAAGAGTCTGAGGCTGAGGAGGAAGAGGATGAAAGTGAG GAGGGCagcgaggaagaggaggattacAGCAGCGAGGAAGCGGAgaacgaggaggaggaagaagaggaggacagTGAAGATGTAGAGGATGAGGATGAAGAAGAGATGATGCTTCCAGGGATGGAGGGCAAAGAAGAG CCCGGCTCCGATAGCGGTACCACCGCCGTGGTGGCTCTTATCCGCGGAAAGCAGCTGATTGTGGCGAATGCCGGAGACTCTCGCTGCGTGGTGTCCGAGAGGGGAAAAGCCGTGGACATGTCCTACGACCACAAGCCGGAAGATGAGCTTGAGCTTGCACGGATCAAGAATGCAGGAGGCAAGGTCACCATGGACGGGAGAGTGAATGGCGGACTGAACCTTTCTCGTGCAATAG GTGATCACTTTTACAAGAGGAACAAGAATCTTCCTGCGGAGGAGCAGATGATCTCTGCCCTGCCCGACATAAAGGTCCTGACACTGAATGACGATCACAACTTCATGGTCATCGCCTGCGATGGGATCTG GAACGTGATGAGCAGCCAAGAGGTGGTAGACTTCATACAGGAGAGAATCGACCGGCCGGCGAAGAACGGAGAGCCCGTCGTGCTGTCGTCCATCGTGGAAGAG CTCTTGGACCAGTGTCTGGCTCCTGACACGTCTGGCGACGGGACGGGATGTGACAATATGACCTGCGTCATCATTCGCTTCCAGCCCCACTCCACCAACAGCCTTGAACCGAGCAAGCGGAAACTGGACGAAGCCGAGGTGGCCGCCGGCTCGAACTGCGGCGATGGCATCAAGAAGCCGAAGCGGGATTAG